The Vibrio pomeroyi genome window below encodes:
- the recC gene encoding exodeoxyribonuclease V subunit gamma, translating into MFTVYHSNKVDTLKILLVHLIKSEPLANPFEKEQILVQSPGMSQWLKMELAKEFGVAANIDFPLPATFIWDMFTQVLPDVPKRSAFNKEAMTWKLMSLLPAKLDHPDFLPLQRYLENDEDDSKLYQLAEKVADIFDGYLVYRPEWMAMWEAGEPVTELVDSEGQQEHPWQPILWKALYDQTLSQGQSKYHRGNLYHDFIEALVNRQGQLQHLPKRLFVFGISSLPPRYMDALKALGEQIDVHLMFTNPSKPYWGDIKSLKDLARFEAKQRKKLALSNNMLSSTGSSSLMEGGKYEVHDELHIDNAIGNNLLASMGKLGRDNLLLLSEGDTEEYQFFIDVERDGLLHQIQRDILELEEHRNDEILDSSNHKQVVELGDRSLTVHACHSPMREVEVLHDQLLAMFDAAPTLKPRDIIVMVADINAYSPAIQAVFGNAPGERYIPYSISDRTADQESPILTAFMQLVALPNTRCLASELLELLEIPAMMARFGIDEFQFEQAKQWVEEAGIRWGVDSSTATEFDLPATEQNTWLFGIQRMLLGYAMSDSAGLFETEHSPIAAYNEVQGINAELAGKLAHFIDRIAHYRQRLAETQSIDMWRETLLQMIDDFFAVELEGEVVLKSIRDALSQLNEQLDDALYEQELSPSIIYQYLNNKLSGARISQRFLAGQVNFCTLMPMRSIPFKTVCLLGMNDGVYPRSMPPEGFDLMNGRTRPGDRSRRDDDRYLFLEAMLSAQECLYISYVGRSIQDNTERVPSVLVSELIEYCQQNYCLSEDQSLPSDDSGIKLTHAISFEHTMTPFSPAAFTQGDASYVLSYAKEWLPAANRSGERSGEFNRALDDYLLGATYPLELDLVELQRFWRLPVQYFFNRRLKVVFEPPLPVMEDDEPFVLNGLESFQLKDALLQVLLDHPEGADEAVRLFVSEQKAQGRLPVGAFGDIEFETNRVQAEDLAKEIRFVSGQLQQDLEINIEFDVLGEGKSVRLMGWLTQNYQSGLVRFRSGKIRSQDYLAAWIDHLCCAVMGHGKTTDIIGYDRKEGVVHQTLQPIGDAQQAKSLLAELVRLFYQGMTVPLPYFPKTALAGVEAGFSRGKWVDDEEKSLKKMADTFNDSFAFTGEGRDTYISRIWPKWDDELAAESRMYSTLVLQAARLAAADLEDQE; encoded by the coding sequence TTGTTTACTGTTTACCATTCCAATAAAGTTGATACTTTAAAAATTCTTCTCGTTCACTTGATCAAAAGTGAACCTTTAGCCAATCCTTTCGAAAAAGAGCAGATCTTGGTTCAGAGCCCGGGTATGTCTCAATGGCTTAAGATGGAACTCGCCAAAGAGTTTGGTGTAGCAGCAAATATCGATTTTCCTCTTCCAGCAACCTTCATTTGGGATATGTTTACCCAAGTGCTTCCTGATGTACCTAAACGCAGTGCTTTTAACAAAGAAGCGATGACGTGGAAGCTAATGAGTTTGCTACCCGCGAAACTTGACCACCCTGATTTCTTACCCCTACAGCGCTATCTTGAAAACGACGAAGATGATTCAAAGCTGTATCAATTAGCCGAGAAAGTTGCCGATATCTTCGATGGCTACTTAGTATATCGTCCTGAGTGGATGGCGATGTGGGAAGCGGGCGAGCCCGTTACAGAACTGGTTGATAGTGAAGGGCAGCAAGAGCACCCCTGGCAGCCCATTTTGTGGAAAGCACTCTATGATCAAACACTGTCTCAAGGCCAATCGAAATATCACCGTGGTAATTTGTATCACGACTTCATAGAAGCGTTAGTTAATCGACAAGGCCAGTTACAACATCTGCCGAAACGTCTGTTTGTATTTGGTATTTCGTCGCTGCCTCCTCGCTACATGGATGCTTTGAAAGCACTTGGCGAACAGATTGATGTCCACCTGATGTTTACTAACCCAAGTAAGCCTTATTGGGGGGACATCAAAAGCCTCAAAGATTTAGCAAGATTTGAGGCTAAGCAACGTAAAAAGCTCGCTTTGTCTAACAATATGCTCTCATCAACTGGCTCGTCTTCCTTAATGGAAGGGGGGAAATATGAAGTGCATGATGAACTACATATTGATAATGCCATTGGAAACAACTTATTAGCTTCGATGGGAAAATTAGGACGAGATAACTTACTTTTGCTTTCTGAGGGAGATACTGAGGAGTATCAGTTTTTTATTGATGTTGAGCGAGATGGCTTATTGCATCAAATTCAAAGAGATATCCTTGAATTGGAAGAGCATCGTAATGATGAGATTTTAGACTCCAGCAACCACAAGCAAGTGGTTGAACTGGGTGATCGCTCGTTGACTGTGCATGCTTGTCATAGCCCGATGCGCGAAGTGGAAGTTCTTCATGACCAGCTGTTAGCAATGTTTGACGCTGCCCCTACATTAAAGCCACGCGATATCATCGTGATGGTGGCGGACATTAATGCCTACAGCCCTGCGATTCAGGCGGTGTTTGGTAATGCTCCGGGTGAGCGTTATATCCCTTACTCGATCTCGGATAGAACGGCAGACCAAGAGAGCCCAATTTTGACCGCGTTCATGCAGCTAGTCGCGCTACCGAACACGCGCTGTTTAGCCTCTGAGTTGTTAGAGCTATTAGAAATCCCAGCGATGATGGCACGCTTCGGTATTGATGAATTTCAATTCGAGCAAGCTAAGCAGTGGGTTGAAGAAGCGGGTATCCGTTGGGGCGTCGATTCTTCTACGGCAACCGAGTTTGACTTGCCTGCTACTGAGCAAAATACGTGGCTATTTGGTATCCAGCGAATGCTACTGGGTTATGCGATGTCAGACTCGGCAGGTTTGTTTGAAACTGAACACTCTCCAATCGCGGCTTATAACGAAGTTCAAGGCATTAACGCCGAACTTGCGGGTAAATTAGCGCACTTTATTGATCGTATCGCCCATTATCGTCAACGCCTTGCTGAGACTCAATCTATCGATATGTGGCGTGAAACCTTGCTGCAAATGATTGATGACTTCTTCGCGGTTGAGCTAGAAGGCGAGGTGGTGCTTAAGTCGATTCGCGATGCGCTTTCCCAATTGAATGAACAGCTTGATGATGCCTTGTACGAACAAGAGCTATCGCCAAGCATCATCTATCAGTACTTAAACAATAAACTGTCGGGCGCGCGTATCAGTCAGCGTTTCTTAGCGGGACAAGTTAACTTCTGTACCCTGATGCCAATGCGTTCTATCCCATTCAAAACCGTTTGTCTATTAGGCATGAATGACGGTGTTTACCCTCGCTCAATGCCACCGGAAGGGTTTGATTTGATGAATGGGCGCACGCGACCGGGTGACCGTTCTCGTCGTGATGATGACCGCTACCTATTCTTAGAGGCGATGTTGTCGGCGCAAGAGTGTTTGTACATTAGTTATGTCGGTCGCTCGATTCAAGATAATACTGAGCGAGTACCGTCGGTATTGGTTTCAGAGTTGATTGAGTACTGCCAGCAGAACTACTGCCTAAGTGAAGACCAATCACTACCAAGTGATGATTCTGGTATCAAACTGACTCATGCGATCAGCTTTGAGCACACCATGACGCCATTTAGCCCAGCAGCTTTTACACAAGGTGATGCAAGCTATGTATTGAGCTACGCCAAAGAATGGCTTCCTGCGGCTAACCGTTCTGGTGAACGTAGTGGTGAATTCAATCGTGCGTTGGATGACTATTTGCTTGGTGCGACTTATCCATTGGAGCTAGATCTGGTTGAGCTGCAGCGTTTCTGGCGCTTGCCGGTGCAATACTTCTTTAATCGCCGTCTCAAAGTAGTGTTTGAGCCACCGCTTCCGGTAATGGAAGACGATGAGCCATTCGTGCTTAATGGCTTAGAGAGCTTCCAGCTTAAAGATGCGTTGCTCCAAGTATTACTCGATCACCCAGAAGGGGCAGATGAAGCGGTTCGCTTGTTTGTCTCTGAGCAAAAAGCCCAAGGTCGCTTACCGGTTGGTGCTTTTGGTGACATTGAATTTGAAACCAACCGAGTTCAAGCAGAAGACTTAGCCAAAGAGATTCGATTTGTAAGTGGGCAGCTACAGCAAGATCTAGAGATAAATATTGAGTTTGATGTGCTAGGTGAAGGCAAATCGGTTCGTTTGATGGGGTGGCTTACTCAAAACTACCAATCGGGTTTGGTGCGTTTTCGTAGTGGCAAAATTCGTTCGCAAGATTACTTGGCCGCGTGGATTGATCATCTATGTTGTGCGGTAATGGGACACGGCAAAACGACTGATATTATTGGCTATGACAGAAAAGAAGGTGTGGTTCACCAAACGCTACAACCGATTGGCGATGCACAGCAGGCAAAGAGTCTGTTAGCTGAGTTAGTTCGACTGTTCTATCAAGGTATGACTGTACCACTGCCTTACTTCCCGAAAACCGCATTGGCTGGTGTTGAAGCGGGCTTTAGCCGTGGTAAATGGGTCGATGATGAAGAGAAGTCGCTCAAGAAAATGGCCGATACTTTTAATGACAGCTTCGCCTTTACCGGTGAGGGGCGAGATACCTACATCTCGCGTATTTGGCCGAAGTGGGATGATGAATTGGCTGCGGAGTCGCGTATGTATTCAACGCTTGTGTTACAGGCGGCAAGGTTGGCGGCTGCCGATCTGGAAGATCAGGAGTAA